The following coding sequences lie in one Clupea harengus chromosome 23, Ch_v2.0.2, whole genome shotgun sequence genomic window:
- the ormdl3 gene encoding ORM1-like protein 3, translating to MNVGTAHSEVNPNTQVMNSRGIWLSYVLGIGLLHVILLSIPFASVSVVWTLTNLIHNMCMYLLLHTVKGTPFETPDQGKARLLTHWEQMDYGVQFTASRKFLTITPIILYFLTSFYTKYDRIHFIINTVSLLTVLIPKLPQLHGVRIFGINKY from the exons ATGAACGTGGGCACGGCTCACAGCGAGgtcaaccccaacacacagGTGATGAACAGTCGAGGCATATGGCTCTCCTACGTCCTAGGCATAGGGCTGCTGCACGTCATTCTGCTCAGCATCCCTTTTGCCAGTGTCTCCGTTGTCTGGACCCTCACCAACCTTATACACAATATG TGCATGTACCTGCTGCTGCACACGGTGAAGGGGACGCCGTTCGAGACGCCGGATCAGGGCAAGGCCCGGCTGCTGACACACTGGGAGCAGATGGACTACGGCGTCCAGTTCACCGCCTCACGCAAGTTCCTTACCATCACACCCATCATACT gtaTTTCCTCACCAGCTTCTACACAAAGTACGACCGGATCCACTTCATCATCAACACAGTATCCCTCCTCACTGTTCTCATTCCCAAGCTCCCTCAGCTCCACGGTGTGCGTATCTTTGGCATAAATAAGTACTGA